The following is a genomic window from Deltaproteobacteria bacterium.
TTCCCATGAGTGGACCGGTTGGCTCCCTGCCAGAATTTGGATGGGGATTCATTGATGGCATGAACTGGGTCAATGACGAGGGCGGTGGCGTAAATGGCAAGAAGATCACCTGGTATTTGGAAGACATGCGTTACAGCCCCACGGTCGAGGTGGCCAATTTTAACAAGCACGTCGCCAAGCATAGCAAGGATGAATTCCTGCTGGCGACCGGATACATCACCGGCGGCCTCAAACCGTTGATAGACAAAGTCAACAAGGAGGAAAAGATCCCGTGGCTTGACGGCTCTTACTCCTCAGAGATCTTCGGCGCGGAAGGCGGCCCATCCAAGTATCCGTACTACTACTCTTTGGGGGCGACCTATGGTAATCAGATAAAAATACTCATGAAGTGGATCAAGGAGAACTACAAAGGCTCTGGAAAGGCGAAGGTCGGC
Proteins encoded in this region:
- a CDS encoding ABC transporter substrate-binding protein, which produces MKKRLFFVVSIILALVLCSPGSVLAKKIIVLAQFPMSGPVGSLPEFGWGFIDGMNWVNDEGGGVNGKKITWYLEDMRYSPTVEVANFNKHVAKHSKDEFLLATGYITGGLKPLIDKVNKEEKIPWLDGSYSSEIFGAEGGPSKYPYYYSLGATYGNQIKILMKWIKENYKGSGKAKVGFVYSPTAWGRDGIPEGRAYAKKLGLDIVAEIEYPYSATTATTECMTLRKAKAQYVIYHGYSGAGSYTAIFFKTAKKILKDVQLMGTHYTTGRFPILVCQESYNGYVGV